The window CTTGGATATCACCATTATAGAGAAATTAAGGAGAATCCATCTCTAGTATATTTGTATTCCGGACAAAATGGTCCTGGTGCAGGATTTATGATCAATGGTGATGTGGTGCGAGGTAGTACATTTTTCGCGGGAGAGGTTTCATTTGTCCCTCAGTATAATGATCGGAATTTCCGAAATGCTTTGGAAAATGGAACTGGATCTAAAGAGTTAGTGTTTTCACAAGATTATCAGATTGATCCAATTAGCAGATTAGTAGCCACATTTACAGCTATCATTAACCCTCATACCATCATTTTTTGCAATGATGAAGTGGAAGAAGCACAAGTGGAGAAAATTGCCATAGCAAGCTCTAAATATATTCCTTCAGAGCATCTGCCAGAGCTTACAATAAGTGATTGGAAACAAGATTATTTATATGGATTACAAAGTCTAGGGCTTGGTCTTATGTTGAATGAAACAACAAAGTAAAACAATCGGAAAGTAGGCGAGGTAGAAATATGGCAACATTCCTTTTAATGATCATTTATTTGGCTTTTATCAGCTTGGGTTTACCAGATTCCTTATTGGGGGCATCGTGGCCAGTGATGCAACCGGACTTAGGGGCTCCACTCGAGACTGCCGGGTTCCTTTTTATGACGATTGCAGGCGGTACAATTATCTCCAGTCTGATTAGTGGAAGGGTACTTAAACGGTACGGGACTGGAAAAGTTACATTTGTCAGTGTATTAATGACTGCTTTTGCTTTGCTTGGATTTCATTTTGCTCCATCTATTGTTTGGTTAATAGTATGTGCTGTCCCATTGGGATTAGGAGCAGGGGCTGTTGATGCAGGATTAAACGATTATGTTGCTATAAATTATAAGGCACGTCATATGAGTTGGTTACATTGTTTTTGGGGAGTCGGAGCTACTCTAGGTCCAATCATTATGGCTCAGTTAATATCAGAGGATAATTCTTGGAGAAATGGATATTTTGTTATTTCAGGTATTCAGTTTGCATTAGTTATCATCCTTCTCTTCACTTTGCCTTTATGGAAAAAAGTGAAAACAAAGAGCGATATTACTTTACAGAAAGAGAATGAAGATATAAAAGGTGTAATCAATGAAGAAGATACTAAAATAAAACCTTTACAAACTAAAGGAGTTAAACTGGCTCTGGCTTCCTTCTTTTTTTATTGTGGAGTTGAAGCGACAGTCGGTCTTTGGGGAAGCAGTTTCTTGGTAAATGTTAAAGGATTAAGTGTAGTAACTGCTGCCGGTTGGATTTCCTTTTATTATGCAGGAATAACAATTGGTAGATTTATAACAGGATTTATAACCTTTAAAACTACTAACCGTACGCTTATACGGTGGGGGCAAATAATAGCATTGACAGGTGCCGTTATACTAGTTTTACCATTGCCGTCTGCTTTCTCACTTGTTGGGTTTATAATTGTTGGACTAGGATTAGCACCGATATTCCCATGTATGTTGCATGAAACGCCAGCACGTTTTGGGAAAAAAAATTCTCAGACAATTATGGGCTATCAAATGGCGTTTGCATACACCGGCACAACATTTATGCCACCTCTCCTTGGTTTCATTGCATCTCATTCAACAATAGGTATCTTCCCAATTACTATTGTTATTTTTGTTACTGCAATGCTATTAAGCTCTGAAAAGCTAAATATATTATTGGCGAACAAGGATGTATTCAAGAGGAATGATACAAGCTCAACAGCACTTTAATGATGTAGGGATTGTATATTTAGCGAAATCTAAAAATGAAGTAGAGAGAAATAAAAGTACATTTTATTGACAAAACTCACCCATTTGAATCGGACAAAATTTTGGGAGTAAGTAAATAATTGTGTTTTATGTGGCTGGTTTTAATAAAAGTTATTATGTGGTGCTATTCTTCAAGAAGAATGGCTTTTTCTTATTGTAGTAAAGTAAGGAGGCTGGTTAGGAAGGAAGACTGAAAAGAGGGGAGAAACAAATAGGGCGAGGTGTGGGAAATTAATGCCGAGATTGTTTTTATACTTATCAATTTCATAATAAATTATCTGATATTCGAAAAAAGAGAACAGGTGAAACCTAAATAATCCATGTTGAAAACCCGAGTTACTTATTGAGAGTTATCACTAAATTTCTAGCAATCTTTTTTCGATGGTTTCATAAGTGCCTACAAGGATCCTAAAAAAATATTTAGAAGTAATAAATCATAATGCAATCATGTTTTTAATTGAGTAAGTAAACCCCTCATTGACATAAGTAAATTTTACAGTTCATATTTAAATCTAACAGTTAAAAATAAGACGATAGAAGTCCTTATAAAAGTAAAAGTTTCGTCACTGGAAAGTGAATGTGGTACAATTTTTTTAGAACAACAGGACTGTGAGTTGAGGAATGATGGAAAATCATAAATATGCAGTTGTCGATATTGAAACAACAGGCCACTCATCGACGAATGGTGACCGTATTATTCAGCTTGCAATTGTATTTATTGAAAATAACAATATAGTAAACACATATACGACTTTTATTAACCCAGAAAAGCCTATTCCATTATTTATCCAGGATTTGACTAAAATAGCGAATAGTGATGTTCAAAATGCACCATTATTTGAGGACATAGGGGCAGAAGTATTAGAAATGCTGCACGATCATATTTTTGTTGCCCACAATATACACTTTGACCTACCATTTCTCCAAAAGGAATTGAAACGAGTAGGACTTTCAAAATTAGTATGTAAAACAATGGATACAGTAGAATTCACAAAAATAATGTTTCCGAACCTGTATAGCTATAAGCTTCAGGATATTTCCAATGAGTTAGAAATCGATTTAGAGTCTGCACATAGAGCGGATGATGATGCTTTAGCAACTGCTCATTTATTGTTAAAATGTATAGATAGATTAATGAAGCTACCAGTTAAAACTATTGAGTTATTACATAAGCGATCCTTTCAATTAAAATCTAATTTATCCATCCTATTTTTTGACGCACTCGTAAGTAAAAGAAAAGCGTTATCACCAGACAATTTTCTAATTTACCGTGGGATTCCGGTAAAAGAAGTATTGAAGGAGATACAGGAAGAAACCGAATTACTTTCATTTCCCAAAACAAAGGAAATGAAAATAGAATTATTTAGTAAGAGTTTCTCTAGCTTTGAAGAACGGCAGGGGCAATTTGAATTGATGGATCAAATTCAAGCAGCTCTAACAAACGAATCTGAAATAGTTTGCGAAGCAGAAACGGGAATTGGAAAAACATTAGGCTACTTATTACCAGCTGTTATCTATGCATTTAAAATGAAAAGACCAGTTATTATTAGTACATATACAACTCATCTGATAGACCAATTGGTGACAGAGGAAATTCCAAAGATAAACGCAATTTTAGAAACGAATATTAAGGTTGCAACGCTAAAAGGGATGCATCATTATATAGATCTTTATAGCTTTTGGCAGCATGTCCAACTAGAGGATGAGTCGTACGATGAAACGTTTACGATTATGCAAATATTAGTATGGCTGACTTTAACGGAAGATGGAGATCTAACAGAGTTAAATGCCTCTGGTGGAGGGCAACTGTTTGTCGATAAAATCAGGCGAGGAAGTTTGTCAAACATTAAAGAGGTTGGAGAACATGATTTTTATGAAAGAGCTCTCCGCAAAAGTGCAAATTGTCATATATTAGTAACCAACCATGCGATGGTAATGACCGATCAAGAAAGAGAGAAACCATTATTAACTTCTGGTTGTGCAATGATTGTCGATGAAGCTCACCAATTGATTCACGCTAGTATGTCTCGTGGTGAGCGTATTTTCTCTTATACTAACTGGAAATATGTGTTAGGGCAGTTTGGAACACTTGATACTGAGCAGTTGTTGCATAAATTGGAACTTCTTCATGTTCCTTTGTCAGTACAAATTCGATTAGAAAAGCAATATGTAGAAACAATAGAAAAATTTGATAAAGCTGTATCGTATGTCATTGATGCATTCCTTCAGAAAAGTAAAAGAAACGGGAAGAGCACTAAGAAGATGATAGCATTAGAAGACCTTGATTTAGATCAATCTATTTTCCGTTCAGTTGCTAATTCTATACAGGTTTTTATCTTCTCGACTAAGTCTATGATCACTTCGTACAGTAAGCATGTGGAAGAGGAAAAAATACAATCTTTCATCAATGAATGGCAATATTGGATAAGAGAATTAGATATTAAAGTAAGTGAATGGGATGAGATTTTCCTACAGAATAGAGGAACAGAGGCGAGATGGCTAGAAATCGATACAAGAAGTATTCCCGGTAGCCTAACTGTTATTAAGCGCCCACTAAATTATAAAGAGGATATTAAAAATGCATTAATGACCCACCGAGAAGTGGGAGCGGTTATTTGGACATCTGGTACATTAACCGTACCATCCAATAGGCACTTTATCACTTCCCAGCTTGGGTTAAGTTCTGAAATACCTATTTATCAATATAAAGCAGCTAGCGATTATTACAATGGAGCAGAGTTGCTAATCGTGGAAAATATGCCTGATATTAAACAGGTGTCACAGAGTGATTATATTGAAGCAGTTGCAGAAGCCGTAGTACAAACGGTTCTAGTTTCGGAAGGCAGATGCTTTGTTTTATTTACATCCCAGGATATGCTTCGAAAAACAGTGGAATTAATACAAGATACTCATTTATTGGAAGACTATATGCTCTTTGCGCAAGGAATGACTTCCGGAAGTAGGATGAGATTATTAAAATCATTCCAACGTTTCTCCAAATCCGTACTATTTGGAACGAATAGTTTTTGGGAGGGAGTTGATGTACCTGGTGATGCACTATCGGTGATCATTATGGTTCGTTTACCATTCTCCTCTCCAGATGATCCTCTATTCAAAAAAAGAGCGGATTTAATAACGAAAAATGGTCAGAACCCATTTTCTGCCTATTCATTACCAGAAGCAGTGTTGCGTTTTAGACAAGGATTCGGGCGCTTAATCCGATCATCGTCAGATAAGGGTGTTTTCATCGTCTTAGACAGAAGAATAGAGACGAAGTCATATGGGAGAGACTTCTTACAGGCAATTCCTAATATTCCTGTTAAGAAAGTATCGTTAGAAAATATGGTCTTAGAGCTAGAAAATTGGTATACTAATGAAGGATGATTTTAGAAAGCAGGTAGGAATATGGAAAACAAAATTGAAACGCTATCGACTGTTGTAGTCGACTACCAATCTGACTTATATAAAATAGTTGATGTATTAAATCGTACGCTTAAAGAGAAAGATTTAATGTTTGGGCTATCATTAGATAAGCAGGATGAAAATAAAGCTATTTTCACCATTTATAGGACGTAATAGATGGCACTTAAAAGATGGTTATTATTTATTGTAATTTTTGCATTTAGTTTAACAATAATTATAAGCTTATTAATTTACTTTCAAGCAAAAAGTCCATTTTCGGATGCAACGGATGCAGCAGAATCGTATGCTTTGGAAAATAACTTGTTAGCTCAGGTAGATAAGACCTATGTATATAACAATACATCCACTTTTCATACGGTGATTGGTACGACAGCTAAAGGGCAAGAAAAAGCATATTTTTTACCAGACAAGCAGTCGGATGAAAAGATTATGGAAGTCAGCATGGACGAAGGTATATCGGAGCAGCAAGCTGTGGACATAGCGATGAAGGATGTAAAAGAAGGTAAGCTGTTACATGCTAAACTCGGTGTAGAAAAAATAGGGCCAGTTTGGGAAATTACTTATGTGAATGCGGATGACAAACTCAATTATGTATATTTGTTATTCGATAATGGTGAATGGTGGAAACGAATTTCGAACCTATAGTCAAAACTTTTGGAGGGTATAATGAAAAAAATCATGATTAAAGATATGGCCAACCATGTTGGAGAAACAGTAAAAATGGGTGCTTGGCTTGCCAATAAACGTTCAAGTGGTAAAATTGCATTTTTACAATTACGTGATGGATCAGGCTTTGTGCAAGGTGTTGTAGTAAAAGAAGAGGTTGGAGAAGAAATTTTTCAAACTGCAAAAGGGTTAACACAAGAAACTTCTATGTATGTAATTGGTGAAGTGATTAAAGATGAACGTTCTTCTTTCGGGTATGAGCTTCAGGTAAAAGAAATTGAAGTAATTCATGCAGCGGTCGATTTCCCTATTACTCCTAAGGAGCATGGTACGGAATTTCTCATGGACAACCGTCATTTATGGTTACGTTCTAGAAAGCAGCATGCAATTATGAAAATTCGTAATGAAATTATTCGTGCTACATATGAGTTTTTTAATGAAAATGGCTTTGTTAAAATGGATCCGCCTATTTTAACGGGTTCATCCCCCGAAGGAACTTCTGAACTGTTCCATACTAAATACTTTGACGAGGATGCATATCTTTCTCAATCAGGTCAATTATATATGGAAGCAGCGGCTATGGCACTAGGGAAGGTATTTTCTTTCGGACCAACATTCCGAGCAGAGAAATCTAAAACACGTCGTCACTTAATCGAATTCTGGATGATTGAACCAGAGATGGCATTTGTAGAATTTGAGGAAAACTTGGAAGTGCAGGAACAATATGTTGAATTTATCGCACAGTCAGTATTGAAAAATTGTACATTAGAGTTAGAACGTCTTGGTCGTGATACATCGAAGTTAGAGAATATTAAAGCGCCATTCCCTCGTATCTCATACGATGATGCTATTAAGTTTTTACATGAAAAAGGCTTCGATGACATTGTTTGGGGAGACGATTTTGGTTCACCACATGAGACTGCCATCGCAGAAAGCTATGATAAACCGGTATTCATTACCCACTATCCGGTAGGCATTAAGCCATTTTACATGCAACCACATCCAGAGCGTGATGATGTAGTTTTATGTGCTGATTTAATAGCTCCAGAAGGTTATGGAGAAGTAATTGGCGGTTCTGAACGTATTCATGATTATGATCTTTTGAAACAACGCTTAGCGGAGCATAAACTTGATGAATCGGCGTATGCTTGGTATTTAGAGCTACGTAAACAAGGTTCTGTACCTCATTCTGGTTTTGGACTAGGGCTAGAGCGTACGGTCGCATGGTTTAGTGGAGCAGAGCATGTTCGTGAGTCTATTCCGTTCCCACGTTTATTAAATCGTTTGTATCCATAATAAGTAAATAGAAATTATATAGAGAGAAAGGAGTACGAGTATGCAAAAGCGAGATCGACTCCGTATCTGGACTGAGCAGGGGAATGTAACTATTTCCCAGCTTTTTTTTAGTCATTATAAAGCGATTAATATAAGAGATGAAGAGGCTATTCTATTATTACATTTATTCGCTTTTGGAGAAGCAGGAAATCATTTTCCTACCCCACAAAACTTAGTAGAACGTACTTATTTTAGTGAAAATAAAGTAGTAACTATTTTGCAACGTCTTATGCAAAAAGGGTTAATACAAATAGAGCAGCATTTAGATCAAGATGGTATACACTATGAATATTACGCATTCCATCAATTATGGGAGCTATTAGTAGATGTTATTGAGCATCAACAAAATGATGAAAAAGATCTTCGTAGCAAAGAGGAAGAAGGGGATATATATAAATTATTCGAGCAGGAATTTGGTCGATTACTATCCCCAATGGAATATGAGACTATAGGTATGTGGTTCGATCAAGACAAGCATTCTGTAGCACTCATCCGCTTGGCTTTAAAGGAAGCAGTACTTTCACAAAAGCTTAGTCTCCGGTATATAGATCGAATATTATTTGAATGGAAAAAGAAAAATATCAAAACTGTGGAAGCTGCTGAAAATCAATCAGCACAATTTAGACAGCATGTTCCAGTGCAAAAAACAACGGAACAACCATCTTCCAGCTTGAAAGTTCCGTTTTACAATTGGTTAGAAGAAAGAGAGTAGGTGTAAATTTTGCTTACAAAAGCACAGTGGCTATACTGTTTGGATGAGATGGAGGAAATGTTCCCAGATGCACATTGTGAGTTGGTGCATGATAACCCTTTCGAATTGTTAGTCGCTACTTTGTTATCCGCACAATGTACAGATGTGTTAGTCAATAAAGTAACAAAGAACTTATTTCAAAAATATAAAAAACCAGAGGATTATTTAGCAGTATCCATTGAGGAATTGCAGTCAGATATTCGTTCTATTGGTTTGTTTCGTAATAAGTCTAAAAATATTCAAGCGCTTAGTAAACAGCTTGTAGAGTTATATGGTGGGGAAGTGCCGCCTGATCGTGATTTGCTTACTACCTTTCCTGGAGTAGGTCGTAAAACTGCTAATGTAGTTGTTTCGGTCGCATTTGATATTCCAGCGATTGCAGTAGACACGCATGTTGAAAGAGTATCAAAACGTTTAGGACTTTGCAGGTGGAAAGACTCAGTTCTACAAGTTGAAGAAACATTAATGAAAAAGACACCAATAGAATTAT is drawn from Psychrobacillus sp. INOP01 and contains these coding sequences:
- a CDS encoding sugar MFS transporter; translation: MATFLLMIIYLAFISLGLPDSLLGASWPVMQPDLGAPLETAGFLFMTIAGGTIISSLISGRVLKRYGTGKVTFVSVLMTAFALLGFHFAPSIVWLIVCAVPLGLGAGAVDAGLNDYVAINYKARHMSWLHCFWGVGATLGPIIMAQLISEDNSWRNGYFVISGIQFALVIILLFTLPLWKKVKTKSDITLQKENEDIKGVINEEDTKIKPLQTKGVKLALASFFFYCGVEATVGLWGSSFLVNVKGLSVVTAAGWISFYYAGITIGRFITGFITFKTTNRTLIRWGQIIALTGAVILVLPLPSAFSLVGFIIVGLGLAPIFPCMLHETPARFGKKNSQTIMGYQMAFAYTGTTFMPPLLGFIASHSTIGIFPITIVIFVTAMLLSSEKLNILLANKDVFKRNDTSSTAL
- the nth gene encoding endonuclease III — its product is MLTKAQWLYCLDEMEEMFPDAHCELVHDNPFELLVATLLSAQCTDVLVNKVTKNLFQKYKKPEDYLAVSIEELQSDIRSIGLFRNKSKNIQALSKQLVELYGGEVPPDRDLLTTFPGVGRKTANVVVSVAFDIPAIAVDTHVERVSKRLGLCRWKDSVLQVEETLMKKTPIELWSKTHHQLIFFGRYHCKAQNPNCPECPLLSVCREGKKRMNKIVPQ
- a CDS encoding YpmA family protein — protein: MENKIETLSTVVVDYQSDLYKIVDVLNRTLKEKDLMFGLSLDKQDENKAIFTIYRT
- the dinG gene encoding ATP-dependent DNA helicase DinG, translated to MENHKYAVVDIETTGHSSTNGDRIIQLAIVFIENNNIVNTYTTFINPEKPIPLFIQDLTKIANSDVQNAPLFEDIGAEVLEMLHDHIFVAHNIHFDLPFLQKELKRVGLSKLVCKTMDTVEFTKIMFPNLYSYKLQDISNELEIDLESAHRADDDALATAHLLLKCIDRLMKLPVKTIELLHKRSFQLKSNLSILFFDALVSKRKALSPDNFLIYRGIPVKEVLKEIQEETELLSFPKTKEMKIELFSKSFSSFEERQGQFELMDQIQAALTNESEIVCEAETGIGKTLGYLLPAVIYAFKMKRPVIISTYTTHLIDQLVTEEIPKINAILETNIKVATLKGMHHYIDLYSFWQHVQLEDESYDETFTIMQILVWLTLTEDGDLTELNASGGGQLFVDKIRRGSLSNIKEVGEHDFYERALRKSANCHILVTNHAMVMTDQEREKPLLTSGCAMIVDEAHQLIHASMSRGERIFSYTNWKYVLGQFGTLDTEQLLHKLELLHVPLSVQIRLEKQYVETIEKFDKAVSYVIDAFLQKSKRNGKSTKKMIALEDLDLDQSIFRSVANSIQVFIFSTKSMITSYSKHVEEEKIQSFINEWQYWIRELDIKVSEWDEIFLQNRGTEARWLEIDTRSIPGSLTVIKRPLNYKEDIKNALMTHREVGAVIWTSGTLTVPSNRHFITSQLGLSSEIPIYQYKAASDYYNGAELLIVENMPDIKQVSQSDYIEAVAEAVVQTVLVSEGRCFVLFTSQDMLRKTVELIQDTHLLEDYMLFAQGMTSGSRMRLLKSFQRFSKSVLFGTNSFWEGVDVPGDALSVIIMVRLPFSSPDDPLFKKRADLITKNGQNPFSAYSLPEAVLRFRQGFGRLIRSSSDKGVFIVLDRRIETKSYGRDFLQAIPNIPVKKVSLENMVLELENWYTNEG
- a CDS encoding DUF5590 domain-containing protein, which produces MALKRWLLFIVIFAFSLTIIISLLIYFQAKSPFSDATDAAESYALENNLLAQVDKTYVYNNTSTFHTVIGTTAKGQEKAYFLPDKQSDEKIMEVSMDEGISEQQAVDIAMKDVKEGKLLHAKLGVEKIGPVWEITYVNADDKLNYVYLLFDNGEWWKRISNL
- a CDS encoding DnaD domain-containing protein; its protein translation is MQKRDRLRIWTEQGNVTISQLFFSHYKAINIRDEEAILLLHLFAFGEAGNHFPTPQNLVERTYFSENKVVTILQRLMQKGLIQIEQHLDQDGIHYEYYAFHQLWELLVDVIEHQQNDEKDLRSKEEEGDIYKLFEQEFGRLLSPMEYETIGMWFDQDKHSVALIRLALKEAVLSQKLSLRYIDRILFEWKKKNIKTVEAAENQSAQFRQHVPVQKTTEQPSSSLKVPFYNWLEERE
- the asnS gene encoding asparagine--tRNA ligase; protein product: MKKIMIKDMANHVGETVKMGAWLANKRSSGKIAFLQLRDGSGFVQGVVVKEEVGEEIFQTAKGLTQETSMYVIGEVIKDERSSFGYELQVKEIEVIHAAVDFPITPKEHGTEFLMDNRHLWLRSRKQHAIMKIRNEIIRATYEFFNENGFVKMDPPILTGSSPEGTSELFHTKYFDEDAYLSQSGQLYMEAAAMALGKVFSFGPTFRAEKSKTRRHLIEFWMIEPEMAFVEFEENLEVQEQYVEFIAQSVLKNCTLELERLGRDTSKLENIKAPFPRISYDDAIKFLHEKGFDDIVWGDDFGSPHETAIAESYDKPVFITHYPVGIKPFYMQPHPERDDVVLCADLIAPEGYGEVIGGSERIHDYDLLKQRLAEHKLDESAYAWYLELRKQGSVPHSGFGLGLERTVAWFSGAEHVRESIPFPRLLNRLYP